A window of Bacillus sp. DX3.1 genomic DNA:
TATTTTAGCAACGAACCCAAATATTGAAGGAGAAGCTACAGCGATGTATATTTCTCGTCTCTTAAAACCAACGGGTATTAAAGTGACTCGTATTGCGCATGGTCTGCCAGTGGGTGGAGATCTAGAATATGCGGATGAAGTAACATTATCGAAGGCTTTAGAAGGCCGTAGAGAAGTATAAGAGGAGAAATAAAAATGTTCTTTCAAAAAAAGGGAAAGTTGCGAAAAGAGTATGATGACAAGTTAATTGTCGTGTTAGAGCAAGTGAAGAATGAATGGTTACGTCAAAAAAGAATGGTGGAACAAAGCGTTGAGCCATCACAGGATGTGATTTGCTCTTTGAAATTAGCAGAAGCGAAGTACTTTTTCCTGTTAAAAGAAGCAAAGCGTCGTCCTGTAAAAATGGAGCAATGGTAAAAGACTCTGATTTGAAAATCAGAGTCTTTTTTTTATCCGCACTAACGGGTAGTAATACTTCCGCTGTGAAAAGTTTTATATAAATGAACGGTCTTTTTTGTTTTCTTGTCCCATACACATATAATGTACAAGTTATATAGAAGGAGAGGAAACGATGAA
This region includes:
- a CDS encoding YaaL family protein yields the protein MFFQKKGKLRKEYDDKLIVVLEQVKNEWLRQKRMVEQSVEPSQDVICSLKLAEAKYFFLLKEAKRRPVKMEQW